DNA sequence from the Oncorhynchus nerka isolate Pitt River unplaced genomic scaffold, Oner_Uvic_2.0 unplaced_scaffold_8577, whole genome shotgun sequence genome:
gatgatgcgaattttcgcatctttttgttaaaaatcgcgcaacatttcaaagtcctgctactcatgccaggaatatagtatatgcatatgataagtatgtgtgtatagaaaacactctgaagtctctaaaactggttaaatcgtgtctgtggctataacataacgtgtttaggagtaaaaatccctcgaaaaactgttcaccactaacacaaaaaatatattaatccgccagtcaatgtattgtctaaggcgacAGAAAATAGATGATGATGCCCtgtaaacgcctacagcttccacacttTGTCGCCAGTACTGACATTTCCAGTCTGCTTAATCCTTGGTTGGATGACGTTTTGGCCCTTCCTGTTTTAGGCTCACCACAGGATGTTGTGAAATTGAAAAcaatggacgatgatttcaagacttgctgctatcgaatacagatcgccccgtgatcaatttgatagattattaacgtttattaatacctaaagttggtttagaaaagtagtttgaagtgatttgtaaaagtttataggcaacttttgtaattttaaaaagtgacgttgcgtcttgtaaaatggaatattcctggatcagaccggtctAAGGAAAacgacccaattgtgatgtttatgggatatataggagtgccaagaaagaagctcgtcaaaggtaatgaatgttttatattttatttctgcgttttgggtagcgccggctaccgcaaaatctgttgttttaGGTGACGTTCCAGTAttttggggggtgcatgctatcagataatagcttctcatgctttcgccgaaaagcattttacaaatctgacttggtggctagattcacaacgagtgtagctttaattcagtaccttgcatgtgtgttttaatgaaagtttgagttttatcaaaaactataggtggcgctctaaaATTTCCGCTGATCTAATCCCGCCACAGGAACCaaatccctaagaagttttaaatgTGATACGCCGTATGTAAAGttcatttttatagtttactctgctacttgagtcatccctctctgctctctctctctccatgctgctTTACGACATATACCTAGTCCCACTCCTTCACTCAAGGAGTGCATTTGTTGCTGTTTGACCACGAGACACtttcgttcagtctgcatggtcaatgcagaacaggcaacaatgttgatgacaacgatgttgtttccactttgatcttaatataaatccacaagcttctataattacaatattagtttgtgtttcttacatctctAACAGCTAGTTTGCATTTTCTAGTTAGCTGGCGAGCTAACTAGCTAATGAAAGTACTGAGTCAGTGCagacgtagctagctaatacagcctgataccagaactgagtcagagcaaacgtagctagctaatacagcctgataccaggactgagtcagagcaaacgtagctagctaatacagcctgataccaggactgagtcagagcaaacgtagctagctaatacagcctgataccagaactgagtcagagcaaacgtagctagctaatacagcctgataccagaactgagtcagagcaaacgtagctagctaatacagcctgataccaggactgagtcagagcaaacgtagctagctaatatagCCTGATACCAGgactgagtcagagcaaacgtagctagctaatacagcctgataacagaactgagtcagagcaaacgtagctagctaatacaccCTGATACCAGGACTGGTGGAGGcttaaatcagcatgttgtttgtgcaacagtatcttctaaatcaaagaggaataggcAAAGCATGAATATGTTGGCTATATGAATAAAGTTTTAATGTAGCCAAAGATCATatggtcccctaggaaacaccgaacatcactttggttcctaccctgtcacaataactcatCCATGGCATTTTCATTTGTTGTCATGTCAAACCACACTATTATGCCCACTATTATTTATATTCTAACCATAGAATTATAATAaacattctatttccatgattccaaaagTTCGCCCAAGGGTTTTGAACTAaatcgcaattgcaacatttggttaaaaataaggcctaGTATTTTTCCCCATAttgtggcagtgtggaaatgatctcaaatgagtgcaggGATGCAGAAATGGATGGAAAATAATACAAAATGATTTtaggttgaagttgaattgaacagtataaaacaatccaaatggagaaagacccattgaaatcatTTAGAATATATGTGTTGTCATTacgcactactcataaagcaaataTAGAACTTTTATTCATCAAAAACAGAAAATACCgtcaaaaatgtaaaaaataatatgatattttggccatattgcccagccccagtgtgtgtgtgtgtgtatgcatcacCGTATGTGTCTCTCTAACTTactgcctggttttctccagttCTCCGTAGAGCCATCCGTCCCTCTCATCAGGTATGAGCAGGGTGATGATGTCTCCCTCGTCAAAGCTGAGCAGTGTAGAGTTGGTCCCAGAGGTGTGGGGGAAGATGGTGCGGACCCTGGGTCTCTTCACAATGTTGTTGAGTCCTGTGGCCACAGACACTGACCTGGGACCTAGACcgccactctcctcccctccattgtCCCtgtagtctggagagagagaagggttaatACACAGACATGTACACAGGTCCATGCATGCacccacatacaaacacacacaccagcgaTCAGCGGGGAGGACATgcgaacacacacatgcatacaaacacacacacaaacacacacacacacacactacctgtgcCACTCTCAGTCTCTCTGGTGACTGAGTTTGTTGTGGGTGTGTCCTGCGTGAACATACTGGCCAATGGGCTGGTCTGAGCCTTCAGTGCCGGGGCAGGGGGTGGAACTGTGTCCCGGAATATGGAGTTGCTCTGACCATAGGAAGTGCAACACAGGAAGGGGATAGTATGAGTGCTAGAATGTACAGTTGTTAGTAGTTAACCTGCCATTGGTACATTAGTAATTAACCTGCCGTTGATACATTAGTAGTTAACCTGCCATTGGTAGTGGTACATTTTTTgttctacctttatttaactaggcaagtcagttaagaacaacttcttatttacaatgacagcctaggaacagtgggttaactgcctgtttcaggggcagaacgacagatttttaccttgtcagctcggggattcgatcttgcaacctttcggttactaatccaacgctctaaccattaagCTACCTGCCATCTAGTGGTTAAAACCTGCCACTGGTAGTGGTACGTTAGTAGTTAACCTGCCACTGGTACATTAGTAGTTAACCTGCCACTGGTAGTGGTACGTTAGTAGTTAACCTGCCACTGGTACATTAGTAGTTAACCTGCCACTGGTAGTGGTACGTTAGTAGTTAACCTGCCACTGGTAGTGGTACATTAGTAGTTAACCTGCCACTGGTACATTAGTAGTTAACCTGCCACTGGTAGTGGTACGTTAGTAGTTAACCTGCCACTGGTACATTAGTAGTTAACCTGCCACTGGAAGTGGTACATTAGTAGTTAACCTGCCACTGGTACATTAGTAGTTAACCTGCCACTGGTAGTGGTACATTAGTAGTTAACCTGCCACTGGTACATTAGTAGTTAACCTGCCACTGGTAGTGGTACGTTAGTAGTTAACCTGCCACTGGTACATTAGTAGTTAACCTGCCACTGGAAGTGGTACATTAGTAGTTAACCTGCCACTGGTACATTAGTAGTTAACCTGCCACTGGTAGTGGTACATTAGTAGTTAACCTGCCACTGGTAGTGGTACGTTAGTAGTTAACCTGCCACTGGTACATTAGTAGTTAACCTGCCACTGGAAGTGGTACGTTAGTAGTTAAGCTGCCACTGGTAGTGGTACGTTAGTAGTTAACCTGCCACTGGTACATTAGTAGTTAACCTGCCACTGGAAGTGGTACATTAGTAGTTAACCTGCCACTGGTACATTAGTAGTTAACCTGCCACTGGTAGTGGTACATTAGTAGTTAACCTGCCACTGGTAGTGGTACGTTAGTAGTTAACCTGCCACTGGTACATTAGTAGTTAACCTGCCACTGGAAGTGGTACGTTAGTAGTTAAGCTGCCACTGGTAGTGGTACGTTAGTAGTTAACCTGCCACTGGTAGTGGTACGTTAGTAGTTAACCTGCCACTGGTAGTGGTACGTTAGTAGTTAACCTGCCACTGGTACATTAGCAGTTAACCTGCCACTGGTAGTGGTACATGAGTAGTTAACATGCCACCAGTACATTAGCAGTTAACCTGCCACTTGTACATTAGCAGTTAACCTGCCACTGGTACATTAGCAGTTAACCTGCCACTGGTACATTAGCAGTTAACCTGCCACTGGTACATTAGCAGTTAACCTGCCACTGGTACATTAGCAGTTAACCTGCCACTGGTACATTAGCAGTTAACCTGCCACTGGTACATTAGCAGTTAACCTGCCACTGGTACATTAGCAGTTAACCTGCCACTGGTACATTAGCAGTTAACCTGCCACTGGTACATTAGCAGTTAACCTGCCACTGGTACATTAGCAGTTAACCTGCCACTGGTACATTAATAGTTAACCTGCCACTGGTAGTGCTACATTAGTAGTTGACCTGCCACTGGTAGTGGTACATCAGTAGTTAACCTACCACTGGTACATTAGCAGTTAACCTGCCACTGGTAGTGGTACATGAGTAGTTAACCTGCCACTGGTACATTAGTAGTTAACCTGCCACCGATAGTGGTACATGAGTAGTTAAC
Encoded proteins:
- the LOC135565990 gene encoding brain-specific angiogenesis inhibitor 1-associated protein 2-like protein 1; protein product: MFTQDTPTTNSVTRETESGTDYRDNGGEESGGLGPRSVSVATGLNNIVKRPRVRTIFPHTSGTNSTLLSFDEGDIITLLIPDERDGWLYGELEKTR